The following coding sequences lie in one Vicinamibacterales bacterium genomic window:
- a CDS encoding TonB-dependent receptor: MKRWVVCGALGLALTVVAAGASGQTGQNFGEIVGKAVDQQGAVLPGVTVALSGPAVMGTQAAVTNEHGMYRYPAVPPGSYKLTFTLAGFATVVRDGVNVPVRVTVTIDAEMKVASMAETVTVTGETPVVDVENAKVGQRLDKEILNEIPTQRTIFGSTTVLPGMVMGRQDVGGLYSGTSTGMVAHGSTQYNLNFFGVSTDTPQDYGSMYYVDYGSAQEISVDTAAMGADIGGPGGANINVVPKSGSNRFAGSLFYTTTGTGLGMGLVGDNVDDALRNQGIAQGTRVKKLLDVNADIGGPIKTDAIWFYLSVRRYDTKEQIINYKKDFETGLSNYLLNTTFRLSTNNSLSVFWTFNRKSQPNRGAAANVPPESTWKQLSDKNLENVNWRNVLGQNTFTEVSASMFRMYWPTWYSDEWYALPKPIPPSYDTTTGNYWGAQFSGERFRDSRRLQVNGGVTHYVDQWLGANHQMRVGFENWYGWGSDGLDVYNDTAYRYRNGAPYEIRVFNTPLSQRTHMKNISIFGQDRMTFGRFTLSLGLRYASYDGFLPEQTGGGGEWPALFPRTTYPRIDPGFTWRTWAPRTGFIYKLTADGRNVMKVSYNRYFNHMYTWHFSDVINPNVLRTSGMNVYTWSGDANGNGRVDPGEYNPKAKSVFKPKNNSIDPSFNAPKNDEIVLGYQRDLSHNIGLTVSWIQRWFTDSWADVNQFPDGAYDPRAFTDPGPDQVLGTGDDKSITVYALKPQYVGTEAYVRQNVPGTVTYKGLELSINKRMANRWQLQMSYVWSRLTGPVWSDSGGREAYDPNNPNLQTNIDGRGVYDQPHAFKVIGSYMAPWDISLGINYQALSGYPYNRQISASLPQGGTTIRLDPLGTYRTDFFNLLSVRANKRFTLPGRVRVSAFVEFHNLLNSSAAQSKFETNQAFASAGAFDYTTSYFGKTSEIIAPRVIKLGAKIEF, encoded by the coding sequence ATGAAGAGGTGGGTAGTCTGCGGAGCATTGGGTCTCGCGCTGACGGTCGTCGCCGCGGGGGCGTCCGGGCAGACAGGTCAGAACTTCGGCGAGATCGTCGGGAAGGCGGTCGATCAGCAGGGAGCGGTCCTCCCAGGTGTCACGGTTGCGCTCAGCGGCCCCGCGGTCATGGGTACGCAAGCGGCGGTGACCAATGAGCACGGCATGTACCGCTACCCGGCGGTGCCTCCGGGCTCGTACAAGCTCACGTTCACGCTCGCGGGATTCGCCACCGTCGTCAGAGACGGCGTGAACGTCCCGGTGCGGGTCACCGTCACCATCGATGCGGAGATGAAGGTGGCCTCGATGGCCGAGACGGTCACGGTGACCGGGGAGACACCGGTCGTGGACGTCGAGAACGCCAAGGTCGGCCAGCGTCTCGACAAGGAGATCCTCAACGAGATCCCGACGCAGCGGACCATCTTCGGGTCGACGACCGTCCTGCCCGGCATGGTGATGGGGCGCCAGGACGTGGGTGGTCTCTACAGCGGCACCTCCACGGGAATGGTCGCCCACGGTTCCACCCAGTACAACCTGAATTTCTTCGGCGTGAGCACCGACACGCCGCAGGACTACGGATCGATGTACTACGTGGACTATGGCTCGGCGCAGGAGATCTCGGTTGACACCGCCGCGATGGGGGCGGACATCGGCGGCCCGGGCGGCGCGAACATCAACGTCGTGCCCAAGTCGGGCAGCAACCGGTTCGCGGGCTCGCTCTTCTACACGACCACCGGCACCGGCCTGGGCATGGGCCTGGTCGGTGACAACGTGGACGACGCGCTGCGCAATCAGGGGATCGCGCAGGGCACCCGGGTCAAGAAACTGCTCGATGTGAATGCCGACATCGGAGGCCCGATCAAGACCGATGCGATCTGGTTCTACCTCTCGGTGCGCCGGTACGACACGAAGGAACAGATCATCAATTACAAGAAGGACTTCGAAACGGGCCTCAGCAACTACCTGCTGAACACGACGTTCAGGTTGTCGACCAACAACAGCCTGTCGGTGTTCTGGACCTTCAACCGCAAGAGCCAGCCGAACCGCGGCGCGGCGGCGAACGTCCCGCCAGAGTCCACCTGGAAGCAGTTGTCGGACAAGAACCTCGAGAACGTGAACTGGAGGAACGTCCTCGGCCAGAACACGTTCACGGAGGTCTCGGCCAGCATGTTCCGGATGTACTGGCCGACGTGGTACTCCGACGAGTGGTACGCGTTGCCGAAACCGATCCCCCCGAGCTACGACACCACCACCGGGAACTACTGGGGAGCCCAATTCTCGGGGGAGCGTTTCCGTGACTCGCGCCGCCTGCAGGTGAACGGCGGCGTCACGCACTACGTCGACCAGTGGCTCGGCGCCAACCACCAGATGCGGGTTGGCTTCGAGAATTGGTACGGCTGGGGCAGCGACGGCCTCGACGTCTACAACGACACGGCCTACCGGTACCGCAACGGCGCGCCGTACGAGATCCGCGTCTTCAACACGCCGCTCTCGCAGCGGACGCACATGAAGAACATCTCGATCTTCGGCCAGGATCGCATGACGTTCGGGCGCTTCACGCTGAGCCTGGGCCTGCGATACGCCAGTTACGACGGCTTCCTGCCCGAGCAGACCGGCGGTGGCGGCGAATGGCCGGCGCTGTTTCCGCGGACGACGTATCCGAGGATCGACCCGGGGTTCACCTGGAGGACCTGGGCTCCGCGCACCGGGTTCATCTACAAGCTGACCGCCGACGGTCGAAACGTCATGAAGGTGAGCTACAACCGCTACTTCAATCACATGTACACGTGGCACTTCTCGGACGTCATCAACCCGAACGTCCTCCGGACGTCCGGGATGAACGTCTACACGTGGTCTGGCGATGCCAACGGGAATGGCCGCGTCGACCCGGGCGAGTACAACCCGAAGGCGAAGAGCGTGTTCAAGCCGAAGAACAACTCGATTGACCCGAGCTTCAACGCCCCGAAGAACGACGAGATCGTGCTCGGCTACCAGCGGGACCTGTCGCACAACATCGGGCTCACGGTGTCGTGGATCCAGCGGTGGTTCACCGACAGCTGGGCGGATGTGAACCAATTTCCAGACGGCGCCTACGACCCGCGGGCGTTCACAGATCCCGGGCCCGACCAGGTCCTCGGCACGGGTGACGACAAGTCGATCACGGTCTACGCCCTGAAGCCCCAGTACGTGGGCACGGAGGCCTATGTCCGGCAGAACGTGCCGGGGACGGTGACGTACAAGGGCCTCGAGTTGTCGATCAACAAGCGGATGGCCAACCGGTGGCAACTGCAGATGTCCTACGTCTGGTCCCGGCTGACTGGTCCGGTGTGGAGCGACAGTGGCGGCCGTGAGGCGTACGACCCGAACAACCCCAATCTCCAGACCAACATCGATGGGCGGGGGGTCTACGATCAGCCCCACGCATTCAAGGTGATTGGCAGCTACATGGCGCCGTGGGACATCAGCCTGGGCATCAACTACCAGGCGTTGAGCGGCTATCCCTACAATCGGCAGATCAGCGCGTCGCTGCCGCAGGGCGGCACCACCATTCGTCTGGATCCGCTCGGCACCTATCGCACGGATTTCTTCAACCTGTTGTCGGTGCGGGCCAACAAGAGGTTCACGCTCCCGGGCCGGGTCCGCGTCAGCGCGTTCGTCGAGTTCCACAACCTGCTGAACAGCAGCGCCGCGCAGTCCAAGTTCGAGACGAATCAGGCGTTCGCGTCGGCGGGCGCCTTCGACTACACGACGAGCTATTTCGGGAAGACGTCGGAGATCATCGCTCCACGCGTGATCAAGTTGGGAGCCAAGATCGAGTTCTAG
- a CDS encoding M14 metallopeptidase family protein, whose amino-acid sequence MTTRRIGTWLSVPLAVLLLAASVQTQSPAQSAAIPAIAPPTFGQYTVGDDYFLANYTQLQEYFARLASKSDRMKVVEIGRTAEGRPMIMAIITSPENHKNLARYKAISQQLARAEDLTDEQARVLAAEGRAVVWIDGGLHATECINAQGLFLFAHQMVTRNDAETRRILDNVILLLVPANPDGMELLSNWYMREPEPTKRSTSGLPRLYQKYVGHDNNRDSYIANQLETAAINRQMYVEWIPQVMYNQHQSGPAGQVLFVPPFRDPFNFNMDPLVPMGIDLVSASIHNRFVTEGKGGAGMRSEASYSTWYNGGERTMTGFHNQIGILTEINGNPTPMEIPLVLDKQLPHQDLPLPIPPQKVWCQRQAIDYILSANRAILDIASRLREDFLFRIYRMGKNSIERGSRDTWTIQPAWIDEAKAAAAKERAATPGRGRRGFEVATVSSKFYDMMRTPARRDPRAYIIPADQPDVPTATKFVNALIKGGIQIHRATADFEVAGKKYASGSYVVKAAQAFRPHLRDMFEPQNHPNDFVYPGGPPRAPYDVTGYTLATQMNVRFDRILDAFDGPFAALPMTPIALAPGKVVPARRTAGYLLSHRPNDAFTATNRLLAANEEVFWLSTPFTISGKAWEAGTIYVPARPKTKSLVDKLAADLGLTFEGVPDAPTGNALKLRPVRVGLWDQYGGSMPSGWIRWMFEQAFPTAFEVVYPPALDAEDLSAKYDVIILPTGAVSGPEGGGERMPSVVPVEFANRAGSITVAKTLPRLRTFVENGGTLVLIGNSTRLAYELGLPVTDALVETVNGVERPLGTEKFYVPGSLLTAAVAVTNPLAYGLDGSVDVLFLESPAFRLQPDAALKGMQAVAWFPTGEPLDSGWAWGQQYLKGTVAIAEGAMGKGKVCLFGPEITFRGQPHGTFKFLFNAIYYGAAKPVVLGRGAAR is encoded by the coding sequence ATGACTACCAGGAGAATCGGGACGTGGCTGTCCGTGCCGCTGGCCGTCCTGCTGCTCGCCGCATCCGTCCAGACGCAGAGCCCGGCGCAAAGCGCAGCCATCCCCGCGATCGCGCCGCCGACATTCGGCCAGTACACCGTGGGCGACGACTACTTCCTCGCCAACTACACGCAGTTGCAGGAGTACTTCGCCAGACTCGCCAGCAAGTCCGACCGGATGAAAGTGGTCGAGATCGGGCGGACGGCGGAGGGACGCCCGATGATCATGGCGATCATCACCTCGCCGGAAAACCACAAGAACCTGGCGCGCTACAAGGCTATCTCGCAGCAGCTGGCCCGCGCCGAAGATCTGACCGACGAGCAGGCCCGCGTCCTGGCTGCCGAGGGCCGGGCCGTCGTCTGGATCGACGGTGGGCTCCACGCCACCGAGTGCATCAACGCCCAGGGTCTGTTCCTCTTCGCGCACCAGATGGTGACCCGGAACGACGCCGAGACCCGCCGAATCCTCGACAACGTCATCCTGCTGCTGGTGCCCGCCAATCCTGATGGCATGGAACTCCTCTCGAACTGGTACATGCGCGAGCCGGAACCGACGAAGCGCTCGACCTCGGGACTGCCTCGGCTGTACCAAAAGTACGTCGGCCACGACAACAACCGCGACTCCTACATCGCCAACCAACTCGAGACCGCCGCGATCAACCGCCAGATGTACGTGGAGTGGATCCCGCAGGTCATGTACAACCAGCACCAGTCCGGCCCGGCCGGGCAGGTGCTCTTCGTGCCGCCGTTCAGGGACCCGTTCAACTTCAACATGGATCCCCTCGTGCCGATGGGCATCGACCTGGTGAGCGCCTCCATCCACAACCGGTTCGTGACCGAGGGCAAGGGCGGCGCGGGGATGCGATCCGAGGCCTCCTATTCCACCTGGTACAACGGCGGAGAGCGGACGATGACCGGCTTCCACAACCAGATCGGGATCCTCACCGAGATCAACGGCAATCCCACGCCGATGGAGATCCCGCTCGTGCTGGACAAGCAGCTGCCGCACCAGGACCTGCCGTTGCCGATCCCGCCGCAGAAGGTCTGGTGCCAGCGGCAGGCGATCGACTACATCCTGTCCGCCAACCGCGCCATCCTCGATATCGCGTCGAGGTTGCGCGAGGACTTCCTGTTCCGGATCTACCGGATGGGGAAGAACTCCATCGAGCGCGGCAGCCGCGACACGTGGACGATCCAGCCCGCCTGGATCGACGAGGCGAAAGCGGCGGCGGCGAAGGAGAGGGCCGCGACGCCTGGTCGCGGGCGCCGCGGCTTCGAGGTGGCGACGGTGTCGTCGAAGTTCTACGACATGATGAGGACACCCGCGCGGCGCGATCCCCGGGCGTATATCATCCCGGCGGACCAGCCGGACGTCCCGACCGCCACCAAGTTCGTCAACGCGCTCATCAAGGGAGGCATCCAGATCCACAGGGCGACGGCGGACTTCGAGGTCGCCGGCAAGAAGTATGCGTCAGGCTCCTACGTCGTCAAGGCGGCGCAGGCATTCCGGCCGCACCTCCGCGACATGTTCGAGCCGCAGAATCATCCGAATGACTTCGTCTACCCGGGCGGGCCGCCGCGGGCGCCGTACGACGTGACCGGTTACACGCTGGCCACGCAGATGAACGTTCGGTTCGATCGGATCCTGGATGCGTTCGACGGGCCGTTCGCGGCGCTGCCGATGACGCCGATTGCTCTGGCTCCAGGCAAGGTCGTTCCCGCCAGGAGAACCGCGGGCTACCTGCTCAGCCATCGTCCGAACGACGCGTTCACGGCGACCAACCGGCTGCTGGCGGCCAACGAGGAGGTCTTCTGGCTGAGCACGCCGTTCACCATCAGCGGGAAGGCCTGGGAGGCCGGTACGATCTACGTCCCCGCCCGGCCGAAGACCAAGTCGCTCGTCGACAAGCTGGCCGCCGACCTCGGCCTGACGTTCGAAGGGGTGCCGGACGCGCCCACCGGGAATGCGCTCAAGCTGCGGCCGGTGCGCGTCGGGCTCTGGGATCAGTACGGCGGGTCGATGCCGTCCGGCTGGATCCGGTGGATGTTCGAGCAGGCCTTCCCCACCGCGTTCGAGGTCGTCTACCCACCGGCGCTCGACGCAGAAGACCTCTCCGCGAAGTACGACGTCATCATCCTCCCCACCGGGGCTGTGTCGGGGCCTGAGGGTGGAGGCGAACGGATGCCGTCCGTCGTGCCCGTCGAATTCGCGAACAGGGCCGGAAGCATCACGGTCGCCAAGACGCTGCCCCGGCTTAGAACGTTCGTCGAGAACGGCGGCACGCTCGTCCTCATCGGCAACTCGACGCGTCTCGCCTACGAACTCGGTCTGCCGGTGACCGACGCGCTCGTCGAGACCGTCAACGGCGTGGAGCGGCCGCTCGGGACCGAGAAGTTCTACGTGCCAGGATCCCTGTTGACCGCCGCGGTCGCCGTGACGAATCCGCTGGCGTACGGCCTGGACGGCAGCGTGGACGTCCTGTTCCTCGAGAGTCCCGCGTTCCGCCTGCAGCCGGACGCGGCGCTGAAGGGGATGCAGGCGGTGGCCTGGTTCCCGACGGGCGAACCGCTCGACAGCGGGTGGGCGTGGGGCCAACAGTATCTGAAGGGGACGGTGGCGATCGCCGAAGGGGCAATGGGAAAAGGGAAGGTGTGCCTGTTCGGCCCCGAGATTACCTTCCGGGGACAGCCGCACGGGACATTCAAGTTCCTGTTCAACGCCATCTACTACGGTGCGGCGAAGCCTGTCGTGCTGGGCCGCGGCGCCGCGCGATAG